In the genome of Leopardus geoffroyi isolate Oge1 chromosome B1, O.geoffroyi_Oge1_pat1.0, whole genome shotgun sequence, the window ggtgtttttggatgagactgacatttaaattggtggactTTTTAATGTGGGAGAGTCTCATTCAGTCTATTGAAGGGTGAATAGAGCAAAAGTCTGACCTACCGtgagccaagaaagaattctatcGTGGGATGACCTTTGTACTTGAACTGCAGCATAGAATCTTCCCTGATCTCCAGGTTGCTGGTTTTAAAATCTGCCATGCCAGTGGTCATAGATTTGCCAGTCTCCATAATCATTTAAGCCAAGTCCTTAAGAtaactctttctctaaaaatacacATCTGTTTGGTTACTTCCCTGGAGAATCCTGACCAAGTATCTCACCACTCAgcaaaataaatggacaaagcTCAAAACACTAGGaataggggtgcccaggtggctcagtcagtcgagtatccaactcttgatttcggctcaggtcatgatctcacggttcgttgagtttgagtcccacatcgggcacTGAGCTGGAggtgcggagcctgcctgagatcctCTCTCTTCTTTACTCTATGCcccccttaaaataaatgaacttaaaaaaaaaaaaaaaccaactaggaataaaaaaggtctttaaaaatcataaaacaatgGTAGCCAAAGTATCAAGAATCAGATGGTATGAGACTTCTCAAAAACaatagtatattttgaaaattaggtTATATGACTTCAAATGTAGCCATGTATATTTGGCTTAACTGTCACCTCAACATAGGTAGAATAAAATCGTTTTGAAATGTGCCAAATCgcccaaattttaaaacatagagaGGATGACACCccaaatttaaagataaaacaagCAGGGAGACATGGGATTAAACCAAGGAATTCTAGAACAGAGGGCAATTCCCAGGATAGTGGGGAAAGAGATAGCTATGCACATAGGCTACTTTGTTCAGATTGCAACATGAGATGCAGAATCATGTTCACTGGGACATAGGTTACCTATGatctatataaatatgtgtaGGGAAAGGGCTTTTAAAGAGCAAAATCTCAGTATCTATAGTAATCAGTCATTTGTGTCAACTGGTAACAAACACAGTAAAGACAGAAGGGAGCCTGGGTATCctagtcagttaggcatctgacttttgatattggctcaggtcatcatctcatggtcttGGGATTAGGGCTTCTGGGATCAGGGCTCTAAGCTgcgtgctgggcatgaagtctgcttgggattctcgctctccttctctctctctgcccctcctctgctggcactTACtctcttacacaaaaataaataagtaaatgtaaaagaagaaagaaagaaagaaagaaagaaagaaagaaagaaagaagaaagaaagaaagaggagaatatGATTATTAAGAATTATGGaagtaggggcgcttgggtggctcagttggttaagcatccaacttcggctcaggtcatgatctcagtttgtgagttcaagccctacctggggctctgtgctgacagctcagagcctggagcctgctctggattctgtgtctccttctctctgcccctccccccacctgtgctctgtctcaatcaaaaataataaatgtaaaaaaaaattaaaaaaaaaaaaagaaagatagtaaCTTATTTAACTGTAAAGGAATGACTATAATTAAAagacatcttggggcacctgagtggttccgtctgttaggcatctgacttctgctcaggtcatgatctcacagtttgtgggttcaagccccacatcaggctctgtgctgacagctcggagcctggagcctgcttccgattctgtgtctccctctctctctgcccctcccctgctcgcactctgtctctctctcaaaaataaacaaacattaaaaagtaaaaaataaagacatcttATTATAGGTAATttcaacagaaatattttattaaatttgttagGTAGCATAATCCTCAAATACTTTATCTTAGAAACTAAAAGCATCTATAAACATCTATAAAATTGGTGTTACTCTCATGTTTTATAGTTGCttgaaatgaaggagaaaaatctcTTCTGGTTTTCAGCGGTAAACCACAAGAATCCAGAATTGCTGAGACTAAATTTACTAGTTATCCCTAGATACTGAAACAGCATTGTTTCTTTCCCAGGTACTTCATCTTTCATCATCTGTTACTGAAGAGATTTTAAGAGGTTCAGAATCTATTCCAACATAGAAATAGGGACAAACAGCTTCTGTAAAAGAATCATTAAAAGTATAGAGAAGAGATCTATCATTCATATTGTAAAAGGAAACCTCACCCAACTCATAGTCCAAAAAAATGCCAATCTTAGTGGGTCTTACTGTGGGCAGAAGCTGGCTTCTCTTAGGACCCAACATAACATAAATGCTTTCAATATATCTCCCAATTGCCCAGAACCCACCCTCAGCTACTGGCTGATTCCTCCAATTCCTAGGAAAACAGTCTTGACACACTCCCAAGGTCCATTTAGGCTTGTTTCCCACTATGACCTCCCAGTAATGCCGGCCAGAACTAAATCTCTTAGAACCCAGGACAGCAGGGCAGAGGTAAAATCTCCTTGGGTTATAAcaaagatattttcttctctttccataaTGCACAGTTTTTCTATCCTCAGAGACAATAAGCCGAGGGTGTGCTGTTTCAAGGTCTAGAATCACATCTACTTGAAATGGCTTGATAATTTTGCCCAAGCCAGAGTATTGTGGAGGAAGGCTAAGTCCGTATTTCTTTAATCGGAATAAAAAGAGCTCAGGACGTTTTAGGTTTTGATACCTGTGGTAGATACCTTTCACATGTGTCAGTAATTCCAGTTCCGATTGCCCACACTTGCACTCTACCTCCTTCAGCAGATGTTTTAATGTGGAAACATGGTCTGAACATGTTATACGGTTGGCATTTAGTTTCGTTAAAATGTCCATCTCTTCATCTTTCATCTGCCTAAGAAGAGCCTCTTGCTGATTTTGCAGAAACAGTCGAAGTTGCTCAAATTCAGAAATGATTTCTTCTCTCCTATACTCTACCTTCTTTTTCAGTTCCACAATTTTGCTGGCTTGCAGAGAAATCACTTTTTCAACTCGTTCCACATTGTTCTGCAAGGGCTCAATGCTATATTCTAGAATTTTCCGGTGATAAGAGGCAGCTTTCTTAATGGGGCAAATGTAGTGTTTCTGGTGTTGAACAGAGAGGCTGCACTGTGTACATAAAACCTCTAGGTCCTTCCCGCAAAAAAGGGTCAGAAACTGATTGTGTTTCTCACACACGGAATATTCTTCCTGcctttttctcttgctccttctgACCTGCAGTAGTTTAGCAATTTCAGTCAAATTACTGAGCTGGCGGTTGCTCCGTAAGTTTTTGTTACGAAAGCGAAAACGGCAGACAGGACAGGGGAAGGTATCTTCTAGATCCTTCCACATCATGTTGATGCAGGAGCGACAGAAGTTGTGCCCACAGTTTATAGTCACTGGGTCTTTCAAGTAGTCCAGACAGATGGGGCAGTTAGACTCTTCCTGGAGGTGTACCAGGGCTGTTACAAACTCCATTGAGCAGAGAATGAAGGTGGTGGGTGAGAATGTTCCCCTTGGCAAGGCCTGCCGTAAGCTCAAGACCCAGTGGGTAGATCTCCCCCAGACCTCGAAGCTTTAGGTTCCACTGGCCCAGCTTCTGATGGCAGCCACTGAAGTCTTGCGTAGTGTCCTGTCCTGTAGCTTGAGGGCAAGAAAGATTCACTGTTTGCAGCTCTCTCACGGATTAACTCACCTAAATTTAAGATTAATGACTTTCTTCTTCAACAAAGTAGCCACGGGTCCAAGCAAGCAACCATTCATTCCTATGAGTGAGAAaagttttcaattataaaatCTCCTAGACGTGCTATCACAATAATTAATTTAGGCAAGAATCATCAATAACTGCAAAAACTATTATGTGAAATTTCCTGGGTAATGATATATtcacaaaaatctcaaaatatcaCTGTTaacaattatatgaaaaataagtgCCTTTACAATGCAGAATCCTAAAGAATACCTCCTGACCAACGAAGGGATAAACTGATGGCCTGCAATGAGAAAAACATCACTTAGAGTATTTATGCTCCccttgcaaaaaaagaaaaagcaattcctAAATTTAATCACAAAGATACAATCACTAAAATCCAAACCACAGAACGTTCCACAAGTCCATGGTCTTAAACTGTATACAATGGCACTGAAGTTTCTTCTACATTaagaaactcaagaaacaagttaAATTTGTGATCTTAGCTTTCTAGAGTCTAgctagacatatatatatacattgctCTAAAGTGGACAGAGCATGGCAAAAATATGAATATGGACTATTCATTAGACAATAGTAGCAAAAATCAAACTTCCTGAATTCAACAATTGCCTCATAGCTACATAAGAAAATACCCTCTTAGCAAATACGTACTTCAATACTGAAGGAGTTGTGATCTTTGAATGTTACTCTTAAatatgacttaaaaaacaaaaaaaaagtggtgggcctgggtggctcaatcagttgagcatccaactcttcatttcaggtcaggttatgatcccagggttgtgggatcgagccccgtgtcgggctccacactgagtgtggaggctgcttaagattctctctccttctgcctttccccccttgtactttctaaaaaggaaaaaaaaaaaatgtgggtgtCACGGTTTTGGTATCATGTGGGCGATGGGTGTGTCTATAATAAGGCAGCATGAAAGACACTCATTAGTGATGGAATGGGTCTTATAACTTGATTTTGGTGGCCACTATGTGAATCTACATGTGATAAGTGGCATAAAACTAGACAGTCATTTGACCAAGATCAAATTCCCGGTTTTGATATAGTATTTGGAAACATGGGAATGTGGATGATAGATACATAAAACCTCTCTGTACTGTTTCTCAAAATTCCTGTGAATCTATTATTATCCTAAAGTgttaaagttttagaaaaatcaccTTCAGGCTCATCTGGATGTTTAAATCAAAGGGAAGTTGTGTAGTTCATTTTGTAAAGCACTGGGACATATAATAAATCACTTATATCCCTTGCTTTTTATACTCATTGATTTTCCTGTATATTATTTGTGCATCATCTGCCACCTTTTAAGATATATATGGACCTAGTACAGAAGCTTACCCTAGCCCAAGCTGTGTTCAGCTCAAGAGGATTATGGTACTACCCTTCTACCTGGTcagcctgcttccattcttgcATTCTGCATCCATTCGCAATTCAAGTAATAAGAACTTTCTTTGAATATACAACTCCTAACATCTCTTTCTAGTGCTTAAAATCTTCCAGCTTCTGAATGCACTTTAAATCCTCAAcatggtgggggcacctgggtagttcagttggttaagcatctgactttggctcaggtcatgatttcacggtttgtgagtttaccCCTGAATCAAGATCTCTAcgttcagcatagagcctgcttcagatcctctgtctccctctctttctgccccttccttgcttgctctctctctctcaaaaaaaaaagaaacttaaaaaaaaaaaaaacaactctaaaaaaaatcctcaacatggTATACAGAGCCCTGTAGGAGACCAAgaacatgacttttttttaatgtttatttatttttgagagacagagaaagatagagcatgagcatgggaggggcagagagaggaggagacaatttgaagcaggcttcaggctctgagctgtcagcacagagcctgatgtggggctcgaacccatgaaccgcgagatcatgacctgagccgaaatcatacggttaaccgactgagccatccaggtgccccaagaacatgCTTGCTATAAAAGTGGATCCCCCAAACTCAGGGTTCTTTGGCTGTGTCACAAACCCACAGTGTACACAGCATCCAGCTGGTGAGACTTGGGAGAGATGGGAAACTGACACCAACCTGATGCTCATGCTATTGTGGTAACTGAGtcctgtctctgacccaggagttgTGTCATCTGGCAGCAACCATGAAACATCAACAGGCTAACTTACTAGTTTCAAGTAGGGTAAAATGCTGAGCCTCGACACTTGACAGTTAAAATCTTCAATTACAGCTGTGAAACTTAAATTTATGAGAATTGAACAGGCTTATCCAAAGTCATAATATTAAATGCTATCAACTACTAGCATACTAAGCCATTAAGCACACTACACTTTTCTGGGTgacataagaaatatatatttggcctTTGTCCCAGGTTCCTGACATAGGGCTCTTAACACCCTTGGACTCACCCCATAGTGATAAGGATGCACTCTGTATGCTAATGAGCTGAGTGATGGCCAAGGACCCCTGGATAGCTGCAGAAGGGGGCAGGCCACCAAAAAGATCCAGGGATGATTAGAGGGTCGGGACCATCAGCCCAATCCTGTATCCTCCTGAGGAGAGGCACAGATGAGATCGAGGTAATCACCCaaggccagtgatttaatcaaccTTGTAAATGTAATGAGACCTAGATAAAAACCGGGTTGGAGAACTTTCGGGTTGGTGAATACATCTAAGCGCATGGGGGTGGCAGGCACTGCCTGACCAGAACAGATGCTCAGTAAGTGCTATTGTGCAGAAAAGAGTGATCATAATAGGCCTAAGACTGCTTGCTGTCCTTAGAAGGGCCTGCTTGCAAGGTTGGCCCTTGGCTTCTATCTGAGAACTTGGATTTTGGAAGGGTTCCCATCCTTCTCTGATAACAATGGCTCACCGAGCCTAAAGTATCAGTGTAACTAATGTGGTTTATGCTAGCTACCAGCATTCCTTCTGATAATCTGGAAATTTGATACATCCTAAGCAGAGGCTGACCTCATGACCTGttcccaaagaaaaaataagcatctAAGAGCTTCCCTGATAGACAATTCACACGTTATCATAACTTGTTGCTAAAGGAATTAAATGAGTCCTATGTGACTTAACTGGGTAAGAACTGTTGGCTGTTTGCCATGGTCTCCTCCAGACTTCAACTCATGCACCTTTTCCTTTcgctgattttgctttgtatccATTCACTATAATCAGTCATAGCTGTGAGTACATTTtactctgagcctggagtcctTGTAGCAATGTCTGAATGTAGGGTAGTCTTGGGAACCCATAGACATAAGTATTATTAGAAAATCTTACAAAGTTTCAAAGTGAAGAAAGCTCTTAGAAATCTGACCCAACTGCCTAGATATTTATTATATCATGTAATCTATTAAAGTATATACTATAACACTGTCTTAGTCTAAAAACCACTATATATcttattgttattgttaatatATCTTATTATTGTTTCCCCTTTAATGAGTAAAAAAGATGCTAACTGCTCATGGTGGTTCGGCAGAGAAAGTTTGAATAGAttctaattgttttaaatgtttgtttatttattttgagagagagagcaagcacatgtgtgagtgggggagaggtagacagagaatcccaagcaggctccatgctgtcagaaaagaacccgatgcaggacttgatctcatgaccaagAAatcttgacttgagctgaaatcaagagtgagatgcttaaccaggtgatccacccaggcgccccagattctaATTTTGAAGCAGCAAgttattattacattaaaaaaattttttttattatattgcgATTGGAGGATAGCGTGATATGCCATTcaaaaatatgcctctttggcataaggatgcCAAATCACAAGGATGATTTTGAGCTGATTATTTGGAGAAATAGCACACACAGAAGCTCTGAAAACAGACCAGAAGCTACCCTTTTGAAAGGGCAATTTACCATAGAATGGGGGCCTGTGCCAAGAAGAGAACTATTACTAGACAACTTTTTCACCTGGGCGGGGCAAACTTCATTTACCAGATACTTTCTCTTTTCAGTGTCCTATGAATTGCCTTCCTCCCCTTTGAAGCCTTAGACCTATATCTCtttccttagttcaggatgaACTGCCCACTTACACTCATGCTACCTTTTTTGAGTCTCATCTCTTTGTGAATCTCCCTTATGTACAGATGGAGtacataattaaattattttctcctgttaatttgcCTTTTATTACAGATGGGGtttcagccaagaacctagaggGGTAGAGGGATAATTACTTTTCCTCTCCCACacagtaaaaagaaacataaagtagTGATAATGTGTCTTCAAGTTTTTCTGATATTCCAGTCTAACTTTTCATGAATAACATTGTCACGACGAGAATCCTTAATCTCTGTTTAAAATTCcgtattttggggcacctggctggctcagtcagttaagcgtcagacttcggcccaaatgacctcatggttcgtgagtttgagccccacattgggttctctactgtcagtacagagcctgcttcggatcctctgcccccaccagctctctgccccttccttgctttctctctctctctccctctcaaaaataataaatattaaaaaataaataaaataaataagagtatttcaggggtgcctgggtggctcagttagttaagtgttcaactcttgattttggctcaggtcataatcccagggtcgtgggatcccagagccctgtgtcaggctctgcactgagcatcaTTAAGACAGCtggggattctctatctccctctctctctctgcccctaccccacttacaCTCATgcgtcctctctctcaaaataaataaacattaaaaataaataagtaaataaataaaaaagagtatttcaggggcacccgggtggctcactcggttgagaggccgactcttgatcttggctcaggtcatgatctcacagttcatgggactgagcctcgAGCAAGGCTTTACACTGATATgcgagtctgcttgggattctctctctccctctttctctgccccttctccactcatgctttcactctctcaaaaataaataaacatgaaaaaaaagtgtttttttttcccctgtgagcacaagcgggggagacgcagacagagggagacacagaatctgaagcaggctccaggctccaaactgtcagcacagagcctgactcggggctggaacccacgtaccgtgaggtcatgacctgagccgaagtcgaacccctaacccacggagccacccaggtgcccctgaaaaaaaaaatttaagagtatttcatttaacgtttatttttgaaggggagagagacagaaggtgagtggaggaggggcagagagagaggaaaatactgaatcggaagcagcctccaggctctgagctgtcagtcagcccagagcccggcacagggctcaaactcatgatccgtaagatcatgacctgagcttaagtcagtaagtgtatttcatttaaaataagaaggAGGTGGGTGGTGTTCCTGCACAGATCTAGATTCCCAGTGGGTCCTCCCCTTTCCACATACTTATGTACTCTAACTCCCCTTCCAGACTCAAGCCATGAGATGAAATAAACACCTTTGGGGGCCATTTTCCCAGTGCAAGCTACAAACAGCCTGCTATTGTGACTACTGCCTTCTACTCTATCCCTTCAATCAGTTCCATAACTCTACAGCAAGCCTCTTTCATTACTTGTATGAATAATAAGACTTAGAGGGCACCAACAACTGGGGCATACTCTCATTTCCTGGCTCCACACATCTTTCGGTCATAGCACAGATCATACTTGaggttttacattctttttttgttaatgacaTGGGAGCCTATGGTTCATGgtctgaattctttattttttctcaaagctATATTACCTTCTCTAATTCTTGTGGCTGCTGAAAAATAGTGGCTAGTAtgaactcaataaaaaaaaaaaagttaggcgAATAAACTAAATTTGTAGTAGATCCTCAGCTCTCAAGATTCGATCCCTGCGACTTGAAATGATGTTTAACATACCAGagttaaacaaaaggaaaattccGTACCTACATGGCCTACAAATGAGGCGCAAAGGATGACACGGACTACGTCAGAGAGGTGCTGGCACTGTAGGTTGGAGGTTCTTACCTTCACACCCCAACAATCCTTCTTTGGAGATCACGTGGCCACTTTGCAAACTTGAAAACTGTCGCCTGATAAAAATCTCATGTAACGCAGTCATACCACCTCCGTTAGGACTACATGGATTTAAGCTGAGACCCAGGAtcctgtatttctttaaaaaaaaaaaaaaaaaaaaaaaattttttttggggggggggggacagggggcaCTTGTAAGGGGATTCCTGTAGTTCTCAAAGAGTCTTGCAAGAACCTGAGAGACCCAGTCGTGTACAAGCACCCCCACATATGGAGCCCAGAAGAGGCCCAGGAAGCCCTTGCTCAGCTTAGCCTCAGGACGAAAGGCCCTTCCTGCTTACCTGCAGCAAGCGGTTCAGCGGCTCAAGCAAGGCGCTGCGCACTCGGTTCAAAGACAGGCTGGCCACAGATTAACGACCCcaactccccccgccccaccgcaGAGCGCGGTTCCCTGCGTGAGACTCACATTTGTTCCGTGCTGTGATTGGCCTGTTCCCCCGGAAGTGGTGGCAGCTATGGGCCTGCGCATGTGCATGCTCAATGACCCTGCTTGGAGGGGGGAGAATGGGAAGAGATCCTGAGGGTAGCTGGGGGTTGTAAGGCTAAGTGACTAAAGGCATTAGTCCCAATGTAACTCGAGTTGCTAATATTTATATTCCTGTGACAAACTTGAGAGCCAAAATAAGGCCAAACCATAGAGCaggcagtttttaaaatcttcgacaccccaccctcctcccagaCTGTGAAGGAGTGAGGAGTTCTGCTGTAACCACTTAACCTAGTGTGGGATTACTGAGATTACTTGTCCTAGGTGAGGGTGTAGTTAGCGTTGAAAAAACAATCCTCTTTGGATCAATTTGCATCTCAGTGAGTGCTTGGGTGGGTCTGTCCCACCCTGTAGGATTATGCCCCACCAACTCAGGCTCACCCAGGTCTCTCCTTGAAGTTCTTCTTAAGGTGAATTAGTTGGACAACTTGATAAAGTCTTCAAGGCTGAAGGATCAGTAACTAAGTACTTCTGAACTCATAAATTAGCACCCAAGTGGGACCGAAAGAGGTATTtgcagaagaaataataaagttaaggTATTACTTTCAACTGAAATCAGACGGCTGGATTCTCAGAGGAATAGCCTACTGTCATGTGGTCATCATCCAGATGTCCCACATATacttctcatatatatttttggtcTTTGTGCATGGTTTCTGTCTCACAGCCCCTAAAACTTTGCGGGTGATAAGAGTAATGGAAGTATCTTCTGTTGTAATGCTTAGTCTCTTGTCTTCAGTTCCTTCAGGGTGTAAAGGTGAAATGGgtgttttgttattcataacaagctcAACCATGACTGATTTTATGGCAGCGAGGTGACTTTTAGAAATTCCCTAAAGATCTTGAGGTGGgagggctggttgccagaggaactGACCAAGAATGGAGGGTTGGAATATACAGTCCCACCCCTGATTTCTGGCGAtggggggagaggctggagggtgAATCAGTCACCAATGACCAATAATCGCGAAGCAGTGAAGCCTccacaaaaaccccaaaaaggaGGGGAGTTTGGAAAGCTTGCAGGCTGGTAAGCCAGAGGTTCACCAGCCACCGTGCTGGGCCCCAAAGTCTGAAA includes:
- the LOC123590578 gene encoding tripartite motif-containing protein 60-like, with product MEFVTALVHLQEESNCPICLDYLKDPVTINCGHNFCRSCINMMWKDLEDTFPCPVCRFRFRNKNLRSNRQLSNLTEIAKLLQVRRSKRKRQEEYSVCEKHNQFLTLFCGKDLEVLCTQCSLSVQHQKHYICPIKKAASYHRKILEYSIEPLQNNVERVEKVISLQASKIVELKKKVEYRREEIISEFEQLRLFLQNQQEALLRQMKDEEMDILTKLNANRITCSDHVSTLKHLLKEVECKCGQSELELLTHVKGIYHRYQNLKRPELFLFRLKKYGLSLPPQYSGLGKIIKPFQVDVILDLETAHPRLIVSEDRKTVHYGKRRKYLCYNPRRFYLCPAVLGSKRFSSGRHYWEVIVGNKPKWTLGVCQDCFPRNWRNQPVAEGGFWAIGRYIESIYVMLGPKRSQLLPTVRPTKIGIFLDYELGEVSFYNMNDRSLLYTFNDSFTEAVCPYFYVGIDSEPLKISSVTDDER